The following are encoded together in the Erwinia sp. E602 genome:
- a CDS encoding ATP-grasp domain-containing protein produces the protein MNRIVVVDGFSSGKFIARHLSEAGCKMIHIASDTSLDDYYYQGFDSTIYQHCYCHSSPGLTLDIIREFGAEGVLCGAETGVELTDWINQSQNFKYRNDFSQRAARRNKFEMIESLREAGITATPQCKVCRWPQAVNWLSEQPYPVVVKPLDSAGSDGVFICNSEDRVRSAFDRLINQKNRMNSTNDAVLLQSFLTGTEYVVNFVSLNSLRLVTEVVRYHKRQLAGGNVVYDIDEIIDASADEFAGLVAYTHRVCDCLGIENGPSHAEVMLTADGPCLVEIAARSDGILRPEIVDCTTGMGQLRATALSLSQPQRFTELTKEPVYRLKNHAFNVSLIGPRAGRFASGAFLARLQALPSFKKVEFYLADGQAVSETKDVFSQPGTVYLVSNDKHQLWRDYRVIRELEAEGIYYQ, from the coding sequence ATGAACAGGATCGTAGTGGTTGATGGTTTTTCTTCAGGTAAATTTATTGCCCGTCATTTAAGCGAGGCGGGCTGTAAAATGATACATATCGCCTCGGACACCTCACTGGATGACTACTACTACCAGGGATTTGATTCTACCATTTATCAACACTGTTATTGCCATTCCTCCCCTGGGTTAACACTGGATATTATCCGTGAGTTCGGTGCGGAAGGCGTACTGTGCGGCGCGGAAACGGGCGTCGAACTCACTGACTGGATTAACCAGTCACAGAACTTTAAATACAGAAATGATTTTTCACAGCGTGCTGCCCGCCGTAACAAGTTTGAGATGATTGAATCGCTGCGTGAAGCCGGTATAACCGCCACGCCTCAGTGCAAAGTCTGCCGGTGGCCACAGGCGGTAAACTGGCTGAGCGAACAGCCTTATCCGGTGGTGGTGAAACCGCTGGATAGTGCCGGTTCAGATGGCGTATTTATCTGCAACAGCGAAGACCGGGTCAGGTCGGCGTTTGACCGTCTTATTAATCAAAAAAACCGCATGAACAGCACCAATGATGCCGTTCTGCTGCAGTCCTTTCTGACGGGAACAGAATATGTGGTGAATTTTGTCTCTCTGAATAGCCTCAGGCTGGTCACGGAAGTGGTGCGCTACCATAAACGGCAGCTGGCGGGAGGCAATGTTGTCTATGATATTGATGAAATTATCGATGCTTCAGCCGACGAGTTTGCCGGGCTGGTGGCCTACACGCACCGTGTTTGCGACTGCCTGGGTATTGAAAACGGCCCCAGCCATGCAGAAGTGATGTTAACCGCCGACGGGCCCTGCCTGGTCGAAATTGCCGCCCGTAGCGATGGCATACTGCGTCCGGAAATTGTCGACTGCACGACGGGAATGGGGCAACTGCGGGCGACGGCACTCTCACTCTCTCAGCCACAGCGGTTTACGGAGCTGACAAAAGAGCCGGTTTACCGGCTGAAAAACCACGCTTTTAATGTCAGCCTGATCGGTCCGCGAGCCGGGCGCTTTGCCAGCGGGGCGTTTCTGGCACGGCTGCAGGCGTTGCCGTCATTTAAAAAGGTCGAATTCTATCTGGCTGACGGCCAGGCGGTCAGTGAGACCAAAGATGTGTTCAGCCAGCCCGGTACGGTGTATCTGGTCAGTAACGATAAACATCAGTTGTGGCGTGACTATCGGGTCATTCGTGAACTGGAGGCTGAAGGGATTTACTATCAATAG
- a CDS encoding DMT family transporter, whose amino-acid sequence MMSKIIASGITCGIMFCVISAMSDVYIAKVTQALDSSVFITWCFAMATMVFLTLALMRNGRAYLTKVNKNKKNLLLINVAVLLNWGGLIISLKYLEPAVVGIASVACGPALTIILSRFLSGFTTRPDKAESVISWAVMIGVMIMLINSWVGSSGVTSTSATERAIGIICVLLSAVGTVLYTLFSKSLVNKKWSASEILGCRNVLILFTALLYSAVMHISLQLDVIYFFIVVLLSVVGHIIPIFLIQKSIGALSPLHVAFLMLLIPVFTLAFQFTDRRIAVSWQTIIAVLALTALLALLGISKYFSATQSGGEK is encoded by the coding sequence ATGATGAGCAAAATTATTGCAAGCGGCATTACCTGCGGCATTATGTTTTGTGTTATCAGCGCTATGTCGGATGTATATATCGCTAAAGTGACTCAGGCACTCGACTCTTCAGTGTTTATCACCTGGTGTTTTGCAATGGCAACAATGGTTTTTTTGACTCTGGCACTGATGCGCAATGGTCGTGCTTATCTGACTAAGGTGAACAAGAATAAAAAAAATCTGCTGCTGATTAATGTTGCGGTATTGCTCAACTGGGGTGGGCTTATCATCTCGTTGAAATACCTTGAACCGGCGGTAGTCGGGATTGCTTCTGTGGCATGTGGCCCGGCACTGACGATCATTTTATCGCGATTTCTCTCCGGTTTTACTACCAGGCCGGATAAAGCCGAGTCGGTCATTTCCTGGGCGGTTATGATCGGCGTAATGATTATGCTGATTAATTCATGGGTTGGCAGTAGCGGAGTGACCTCCACCAGCGCGACGGAGAGAGCCATCGGTATCATCTGTGTATTACTGAGTGCAGTGGGAACTGTGCTCTATACTTTGTTTTCCAAATCATTAGTAAATAAGAAATGGAGTGCCAGTGAAATCCTCGGTTGCAGGAATGTATTAATTCTTTTTACCGCGTTACTGTATAGTGCTGTTATGCATATATCTCTGCAGCTTGATGTGATTTATTTTTTTATTGTGGTGTTACTGTCTGTTGTTGGTCATATTATTCCCATTTTTCTTATACAAAAATCCATTGGGGCACTCAGTCCTCTGCATGTTGCCTTTCTGATGTTGTTGATTCCTGTATTTACCCTTGCATTTCAGTTTACCGACAGGCGTATTGCCGTGTCATGGCAGACCATCATTGCGGTGTTAGCTCTTACGGCACTGTTGGCACTGCTTGGTATCAGTAAGTATTTCTCTGCAACACAGTCGGGAGGTGAAAAATGA
- a CDS encoding phosphoribosyltransferase family protein yields MLIEEVYKNALVVSSGCKLTTVNEFTDQLPALRPEVLIEVAYGMIKKIDCDFDKVVTEEDKGAPIATAISMLTGRPLAMARWYPYRINNINNNIVKINSEYFDGEMYLNGINEGDRVIIVDDTLSTGGAVVSLIKAIESAGGIVSKVICAVEKIQNNGRKNVRDKTGHDVITLLKKSLSAESVTVME; encoded by the coding sequence ATGCTAATTGAAGAGGTATATAAAAATGCTTTAGTAGTCAGTTCCGGATGTAAACTTACTACAGTCAACGAATTCACCGATCAGCTGCCAGCCCTCAGACCTGAAGTGCTGATTGAGGTTGCTTATGGCATGATTAAAAAAATAGATTGTGATTTTGATAAGGTGGTTACAGAGGAAGACAAGGGGGCACCAATTGCTACAGCCATATCAATGTTAACGGGAAGACCTCTTGCAATGGCAAGATGGTATCCCTACAGAATAAATAATATCAACAATAATATAGTTAAAATAAATTCGGAGTACTTTGACGGTGAAATGTATCTGAATGGGATAAACGAAGGGGATCGAGTTATCATTGTCGATGATACTTTAAGTACTGGAGGAGCCGTTGTTTCTTTAATTAAAGCGATAGAGTCGGCGGGAGGTATCGTGAGCAAGGTGATTTGTGCTGTGGAAAAAATACAGAACAACGGTCGAAAAAATGTAAGAGATAAAACGGGTCATGATGTGATAACACTATTAAAAAAATCTCTTAGCGCTGAATCGGTCACGGTTATGGAATGA
- a CDS encoding cysteine synthase family protein yields MKIADVGGTKLLKLPGLEFNGNKLFAKCELSNPSGSHKDRTYLHILNTLENEGRIHPGMTLVDCSTGNGGAALAWIAREKGYKVVIFMPAGMTQERIEQIKSFSAKIIETPASDFLNGSVEAAEKYSEGKKDVYFINQSSNTLNMEAFYSCGREIVNDLTIMSVVPDYFVCSIGTGGTFSGIASVLKDVYPNIETVGVEVDKSSPVYAIRHHLNFKHHSHNLMGLGAGVLSANTKLSVIDDIRLVNGDAAWKRMKSFINSEGLGIGPTCAANLIVSEEIMKNISNKVIVTLFFDSAWKYKSRWAGVYPEYSCQEGRKC; encoded by the coding sequence ATGAAGATCGCTGATGTTGGAGGAACAAAGCTTTTAAAATTGCCCGGCTTGGAATTTAATGGGAACAAACTATTTGCAAAGTGTGAGCTTTCAAATCCTAGTGGGAGTCATAAGGACAGAACGTATCTACACATCCTCAATACGTTAGAAAACGAAGGGCGTATTCACCCGGGAATGACTCTGGTTGATTGTTCAACAGGAAATGGTGGAGCCGCTTTGGCATGGATCGCAAGAGAGAAAGGTTATAAGGTTGTTATATTTATGCCTGCCGGCATGACCCAGGAGCGAATTGAACAGATTAAAAGTTTTTCAGCAAAAATCATCGAAACTCCTGCCAGTGATTTTTTGAATGGATCAGTTGAAGCGGCTGAGAAATATTCGGAAGGAAAGAAGGATGTATATTTTATAAATCAATCCTCTAATACCTTGAATATGGAAGCATTTTACTCATGTGGGAGAGAGATTGTTAATGATCTCACTATAATGAGCGTGGTTCCTGATTATTTTGTTTGCTCAATTGGCACGGGGGGAACATTTTCAGGAATTGCAAGTGTACTTAAAGACGTATACCCGAATATTGAAACAGTAGGTGTTGAGGTGGATAAATCTTCACCCGTTTATGCAATTCGACACCATTTGAATTTTAAACACCATAGTCATAATTTAATGGGTTTGGGTGCAGGGGTGTTATCTGCAAATACAAAGTTAAGTGTTATAGACGATATCAGGTTGGTAAATGGTGATGCAGCATGGAAAAGAATGAAATCATTTATAAATAGTGAAGGTTTAGGCATCGGGCCAACATGTGCTGCAAATTTGATTGTAAGTGAGGAGATAATGAAAAATATAAGTAACAAAGTCATTGTTACACTTTTTTTTGATAGTGCATGGAAATATAAAAGCCGTTGGGCTGGTGTATATCCTGAGTACTCATGCCAGGAGGGAAGAAAATGCTAA
- a CDS encoding flagellin, translating into MDRVMLSLNTNLSALKIENNAAKSGSSLADAILRLSSGMRINGAKDDAAGQAIANRMSSQQSGLAQASRNAGDGISLVETTEGALSEINNRLQRIRQLAVQGLSDVNTLEDGDAIQAEINLNLKEIARLNGSASFNGISVLDGSAGKLAIQVGANDRDSVSVDLSAPGFSIDELGLKDLVINGIKSAVTTVNRVIGSASNLSLADPNVAVNFTTPTALSDRQLVRSSANNQLYIQGNDSDGKTVYYPAVRAGSWDTATGQGYITVDASSTSPLYADVPQIPARSITSYSYLDDNNAALPASPAPSLTLSNGQYYVEQNDIYYPATLSFDASGAATATLTGAGGQLDNAFSPLPAQVTTTPAVDTTSAALSYSDASGNPLPAGDARLLKSGSQYLLQVDDGSGNPQYFNATFAAETDGSSTTLAVRATDAINLNSFSAVTTITGTSTVTLDPAKVQLNYTSAKGETATDVLRSDGNGGYLLDLPGMGKTATLVSQDSDGTLLLKTSNGVGDVQIYFRATVSASTDTSTNYTVMTVREVGAEIRLRHPDNPLATLDAAIARVDSKRSQLGAISNRLSSVQNLQNSTGVALAAARSRIEDADYASEVSAMSRAQILQQSGSQLLAKAKLEPQAVLALLQN; encoded by the coding sequence GTGGATCGCGTTATGCTCAGCCTTAATACCAACCTCTCTGCGTTAAAGATCGAAAACAATGCGGCCAAAAGCGGCAGCTCGCTGGCGGACGCCATTCTTCGGTTATCTTCCGGCATGCGTATCAACGGTGCTAAGGATGATGCGGCAGGTCAGGCGATCGCCAACCGCATGAGCAGCCAGCAGAGCGGGCTGGCGCAGGCCAGTCGTAACGCCGGCGACGGTATCTCGCTGGTGGAGACCACCGAAGGGGCGCTGAGCGAGATCAACAACCGCCTGCAGCGCATCCGCCAGCTGGCGGTACAGGGGCTGAGCGACGTTAATACGCTGGAAGATGGCGACGCCATTCAGGCCGAGATCAACCTCAACCTGAAAGAGATTGCCCGACTGAACGGCAGCGCCAGCTTTAACGGCATCAGCGTGCTGGACGGCAGCGCCGGTAAACTGGCTATTCAGGTGGGGGCTAACGATCGCGATTCTGTCAGTGTGGATCTCTCCGCCCCAGGCTTCAGCATTGACGAACTGGGTCTGAAGGACCTGGTGATCAACGGTATTAAAAGCGCCGTCACCACGGTTAACAGGGTGATCGGCAGCGCCAGCAATCTGTCGCTTGCCGATCCTAACGTGGCGGTGAATTTCACCACGCCGACCGCGCTGAGCGACAGGCAGCTGGTCAGAAGCAGCGCCAACAACCAGCTCTATATTCAGGGTAACGACAGCGACGGCAAGACGGTTTACTATCCGGCCGTCCGTGCCGGCAGCTGGGATACCGCTACCGGCCAGGGTTACATTACCGTAGATGCCAGTAGCACCAGCCCGCTCTACGCGGACGTACCGCAGATCCCCGCTCGCAGCATCACCAGCTACAGTTACCTTGATGACAACAACGCCGCGCTGCCCGCCAGCCCGGCCCCGTCGCTGACCCTCAGCAACGGTCAGTATTACGTTGAGCAGAATGATATCTACTACCCGGCGACGCTGAGTTTTGACGCCAGCGGTGCCGCCACCGCCACCCTGACCGGGGCCGGCGGCCAGCTGGACAACGCGTTTTCCCCGCTGCCGGCCCAGGTCACCACCACGCCAGCCGTTGATACCACCAGCGCCGCACTGAGCTACAGCGACGCCAGCGGCAATCCGCTGCCCGCAGGGGATGCCAGACTGCTGAAGTCGGGCAGCCAGTACCTGCTGCAGGTGGATGACGGCAGCGGCAACCCGCAGTACTTTAACGCCACCTTCGCGGCGGAGACCGACGGCAGCAGCACGACGCTGGCGGTGCGCGCCACCGACGCCATTAATCTCAACAGCTTTAGCGCGGTGACCACCATCACTGGCACCTCAACGGTGACCCTTGACCCGGCAAAGGTGCAACTCAACTACACCAGCGCCAAAGGTGAAACGGCCACCGACGTGCTGCGTTCCGACGGCAACGGCGGCTATCTGTTAGACCTGCCGGGCATGGGCAAAACCGCCACGCTGGTCAGCCAGGACAGCGACGGCACGCTGCTGTTAAAAACCAGCAACGGCGTCGGTGACGTGCAGATTTACTTCAGGGCCACCGTCAGCGCCAGCACCGACACCAGCACCAACTACACGGTGATGACGGTGCGCGAAGTCGGCGCGGAAATCCGCCTGCGCCACCCGGATAACCCGCTGGCGACGCTGGATGCCGCCATCGCCCGCGTCGACAGCAAACGATCCCAGCTGGGGGCGATTTCGAACCGCCTGAGCTCGGTACAGAACCTGCAAAATAGCACCGGCGTGGCGCTGGCTGCCGCCCGTTCACGCATTGAGGATGCCGACTACGCCAGCGAAGTCTCGGCGATGAGCCGGGCGCAGATCCTGCAGCAGTCCGGCAGCCAGCTGCTGGCAAAGGCGAAGCTGGAGCCGCAGGCGGTGCTGGCGCTGCTGCAGAACTAG
- the atzF gene encoding allophanate hydrolase: MSIFSGYTIGEWHQHLSLHASDAATILTDYLASLPSDDEAWIYRATPQQITDQLIPLLAQLHDDPHSLPLFGVPFAVKDNIDIAGWPTTAACPAFSYQAQRDASAVARLKAKGAIVIGKTNLDQFATGLVGVRSPYGAVKNSFDPRYVSGGSSAGSASLVARGLVPFALGTDTAGSGRVPAGFNNIVGLKPTKGWLSASGVVPACRLNDTLSVFALTVADAFLVATLAAGEDAADAYSRRDPACAPAALPPSPLLAIPDEVTFFGDAQAGAAWQAALSQLQALGVRFKTIDFTPFSQLAEQLYTGPWVAERTAAVGSMLDRPGEMDPTVHHIISQGKKFSAVDAWNAEYQRAELSRQINAALGEVDALLVPTSPTIHTLDEMQQEPVRFNSQFGTYTNFTNLADLAALALPAPFRADGLPAGITLIAPAWHDRALADFGQRWQQHLALAPGATARPLPATATPLPPSASHVRVAVVGAHLSGMPLNFQLTSRRAVWVEETTTAPCYRLFALPGGPVKKPGLMRADSDSGRAIVVELWDIPLARFGEFVAEVPAPLGIGSLTLADGRVVKGFICEGLALSNALDITASGGWRHWLATEGSR, encoded by the coding sequence ATGAGCATATTCAGTGGCTACACAATCGGTGAATGGCACCAGCACCTCAGCCTGCATGCCAGCGATGCCGCAACGATTTTAACGGACTATCTCGCCTCATTACCGTCAGACGATGAGGCGTGGATTTACCGCGCCACGCCGCAGCAGATTACCGATCAGCTGATCCCGCTGCTGGCGCAGCTGCATGACGATCCGCACAGCCTGCCGCTATTTGGCGTGCCCTTTGCGGTGAAGGACAATATTGATATCGCCGGCTGGCCAACCACCGCCGCCTGCCCGGCGTTCAGCTATCAGGCGCAGCGTGACGCCAGCGCCGTGGCGCGGCTGAAGGCGAAAGGTGCCATCGTCATCGGCAAAACCAATCTCGACCAGTTCGCCACCGGGCTGGTTGGCGTGCGATCGCCCTACGGCGCGGTGAAAAACAGCTTTGACCCGCGCTACGTCAGCGGCGGCTCCAGCGCCGGCTCTGCCTCGCTGGTGGCGCGCGGCCTGGTGCCGTTTGCCCTGGGCACCGACACCGCCGGTTCCGGCCGCGTACCGGCCGGCTTCAATAATATCGTCGGCCTGAAACCCACCAAAGGCTGGCTGTCGGCCAGCGGCGTGGTACCGGCCTGCCGGCTGAACGACACCCTCTCGGTGTTTGCCCTGACGGTGGCCGATGCCTTCCTGGTTGCCACGCTGGCCGCAGGCGAGGATGCCGCCGACGCCTATTCACGCCGCGATCCGGCCTGCGCCCCGGCGGCCCTGCCGCCGTCGCCGCTGCTGGCTATCCCGGACGAGGTCACCTTCTTCGGCGACGCGCAGGCCGGGGCCGCCTGGCAGGCGGCGCTGTCGCAGCTGCAGGCACTGGGCGTGCGTTTCAAAACCATCGACTTCACGCCGTTCTCTCAGCTGGCCGAACAGCTTTATACCGGCCCGTGGGTGGCAGAGCGCACCGCGGCGGTGGGTTCGATGCTGGATCGCCCCGGTGAGATGGACCCGACCGTCCACCACATCATCTCGCAGGGGAAAAAATTCAGCGCGGTGGACGCGTGGAACGCCGAATATCAGCGCGCGGAGCTCAGCCGGCAGATTAACGCCGCGTTAGGTGAGGTCGATGCGCTGCTGGTCCCCACCTCTCCCACCATTCATACCCTTGACGAGATGCAGCAGGAGCCGGTGCGCTTCAACTCGCAGTTTGGCACCTACACCAACTTCACCAACCTCGCCGACCTGGCGGCGCTGGCGCTGCCCGCGCCGTTCCGCGCCGACGGCCTGCCCGCCGGCATCACGCTGATCGCCCCGGCGTGGCATGACCGGGCGCTGGCGGACTTTGGTCAGCGCTGGCAGCAGCATCTGGCGCTGGCACCGGGTGCCACCGCACGGCCACTGCCTGCCACTGCGACACCGCTGCCCCCTTCAGCCAGCCACGTGCGCGTTGCCGTCGTCGGCGCGCACCTCAGCGGCATGCCGCTGAATTTCCAGCTCACCAGCCGCCGGGCGGTGTGGGTTGAAGAGACCACCACCGCCCCCTGCTACCGGCTGTTTGCCCTGCCGGGCGGACCGGTGAAGAAGCCGGGCCTGATGCGGGCGGATAGCGACAGTGGCCGGGCGATCGTCGTCGAGCTGTGGGATATCCCGCTGGCGCGCTTCGGCGAGTTTGTCGCCGAGGTCCCGGCGCCGCTGGGCATCGGCAGCCTGACGCTGGCCGATGGCCGGGTGGTGAAGGGCTTTATCTGTGAAGGGCTGGCGCTGAGCAACGCGCTGGACATTACTGCATCAGGCGGCTGGCGTCACTGGCTGGCCACTGAGGGGAGTCGCTAA